Proteins encoded in a region of the Osmerus mordax isolate fOsmMor3 chromosome 17, fOsmMor3.pri, whole genome shotgun sequence genome:
- the wnt16 gene encoding protein Wnt-16, with the protein MERRGGCGVHHISFLSLLLFSLYPLCCRASWMWLGLTSVGVPEKLGCANLPLTHKQKDLCKRKPYLLPSIKDGARLGITECQTQFKHERWNCSTTKELSVFGYELTSGTKETAFIYAVMAAGLVHAVTRSCSAGNMTECGCDASLQGTGSPTEGWHWGGCSDHAQYGTWFSRKFIDNAVHNVSAKWGDALLTMNQHNSEAGRQAVAKTMSTDCRCHGVSGSCAVKTCWRTMAPFERVGNFLKESYEGSVQVLDRSKRKVRRKEKEQRRLPIGRDELIFLNKSPNYCVEDRRWGVAGTRGRRCNRTSAGPDGCNLLCCGRGYNTHVVRHVERCECKFVWCCYVRCRRCESMNDMHTCK; encoded by the exons GTGGTTGGGATTAACGTCGGTGGGAGTACCGGAGAAACTTGGCTGTGCAAATCTTCCTTTGACCCACAAACAGAAGGACCTGTGTAAGAGGAAACCTTACCTGCTACCAAGCATCAAGGACGGTGCGCGCCTGGGCATCACCGAGTGCCAGACGCAGTTCAAGCACGAGCGGTGGAACTGTTCGACCACCAAGGAGCTCTCTGTCTTCGGCTACGAGTTAACCAGCG GTACGAAGGAAACAGCCTTCATCTACGCCGTGATGGCGGCGGGGCTGGTCCACGCCGTGACGCGCTCCTGCAGCGCTGGCAACATGACGGAGTGCGGCTGCGACGCCAGCCTGCAGGGCACGGGTTCTCCCACCGAGGGCTGGCACTGGGGGGGCTGCTCGGACCACGCGCAGTACGGGACCTGGTTCAGCAGGAAGTTCATTGACAACGCCGTCCATAACGTGTCGGCCAAGTGGGGCGACGCGCTACTCACCATGAACCAGCACAACAGTGAGGCCGGgcgacag GCCGTCGCCAAGACGATGTCCACCGACTGCCGGTGTCACGGCGTGTCGGGCTCGTGCGCCGTCAAGACGTGCTGGCGCACCATGGCGCCGTTCGAGCGCGTGGGCAACTTCCTGAAGGAGAGTTACGAGGGGAGCGTGCAGGTGCTGGACCGCTCCAAGCGGAAAGTCCGCcggaaggagaaggagcagcggcgcctgcccatcgggagggACGAGCTCATCTTCCTCAACAAGTCGCCCAACTACTGCGTGGAGGACCGGCGCTGGGGCGTGGCGGGCACCAGGGGGCGCCGCTGCAACCGCACCTCGGCCGGGCCGGACGGCTGCAACCTGCTGTGCTGCGGCCGCGGCTACAACACGCACGTGGTGCGCCACGTGGAGCGCTGCGAGTGCAAGTTCGTGTGGTGCTGCTACGTGCGCTGTCGGCGGTGCGAGAGCATGAACGACATGCACACCTGTaaatga